Proteins encoded together in one Accipiter gentilis chromosome 16, bAccGen1.1, whole genome shotgun sequence window:
- the MARS1 gene encoding methionine--tRNA ligase, cytoplasmic isoform X2, with product MRLRVAAGGGPAALKVLAAAGAAAAPVRLVWGGLPLERPLAPLSPPWSPALELDSGTVLFSPNAICQFFFLARGEEPTDLTNQWLEWEATELQPAASAALYAQLVHGRKGLEAVEVLGKLLAHIEQNLSRRGTAYLAGDTKSVADVVVWGTLFPVLQDETSLPSKSEIGVLRGSIACVPTIVRIVLLSLSLSPPLPRSPKGELQVLRTWFQSMTLSEACRKAADSVLMPKALLEFKSYLQKQPPPCLAMERATSNEPEEEEGSEPALTEEEITAAVDAWAHGVAALPKPWQPQKPVLPVEGMRNVLITSALPYVNNVPHLGNIIGCVLSADTFARYCRLRNWNTLYVCGTDEYGTATETKAVEEGLTPQEICNKYNTIHADIYRWFDISFDYFGRTTTPYQTTIAQDIFQRLLARGFLLQDTVEQLQCEDCQRFLADRFVEGTCPFCSYEEARGDQCDKCGKLINAVELKNPQCKLCRGVPVVKPTQHLFLDLPKLEEQLEPWLEQSWATGDWTANARYITRSWIRDGLKPRCITRDLKWGTPVPLDGFRDKVFYVWFDAPIGYLSITANYTDQWERWWKNPQQVELYNFMAKDNVPFHSVIFPCSLLGADDNYTLVNHLIATEYLNYEDGKFSKSRGVGVFGDMAKDTGIPADIWRFYLLYLRPEGQDSTFSWSDLMLKNNSELLNNLGNFINRAGMFVCKFFGGTVPDMVLTPDDKRLLARVTLELHQYHQLLEKVRIRDALRCILSISRHGNQYIQVNEPWKRIKGDEKDRQRAGTVTGVAVNMASMLAVMLQPYMPSVSLAIQGQLCIPPDCFVLSHNFTCTLPPGHRVGTVSPLFQKLEHDQIEALRKRFGGGQPEDLAVEPQAKQTPPASVTLTAPGDPQLIQELTEEVAKQGNHVRQLKANKAEKAQVDAEVAKLLELKKQLALAEGKSPEVLVPKGKRKK from the exons ATGCGGCTGCGGgtggcggccggcggcggccccgccgccctgaAGGTGTTGGCGGCTGCCggggccgccgctgccccggTGCGGCTCGTTTGGGGCGGCCTCCCCTTAG agCGGCCCCTCGCCCCACTGAGTCCCCCGTGGTCGCCCGCGCTGGAGCTGGACAGCGGCACCGTCCTTTTCTCCCCCAACGCCATCTGCCA gTTCTTCTTCCTGGCCCGCGGAGAGGAGCCCACCGACCTCACCAACCAGTGGCTGGAGTGGGAGGCCACTGAGCTACAG CCGGCTGCCTCAGCTGCCCTGTACGCTCAGCTGGTGCACGGCAGGAAGGGGCTGGAGGCAGTGGAGGTCCTGGGGAAGCTGCTGGCCCACATAGAGCAGAACTTGTCCAGAAGAGGCACTGCCTACCTCGCTGGG GACACCAAGTCAGTGGCTGATGTGGTTGTGTGGGGTACCTTGTTCCCTGTCCTCCAGGATGAGACCAGCCTGCCAAGTAAGAGTGAAATAGGGGTGCTGAGGGGAAGCATTGCTTGTGTTCCTACGATTGTAAGAAttgtgctgctctctctctctctctctccccctctccctcgcTCCCCCAAAGGTGAGCTGCAGGTGCTGAGGACCTGGTTCCAGAGCATGACGCTCTCagaggcctgcaggaaagctgccGACTCTGTTCTGATGCCCAAGGCACTGCTGGAGTTCAAGTCCTACCTGCAGAAGCAGCCTCCGCCCTGCCTGGCCATGGAGAGAGCCACCAGTAACGAGCCTGAG GAGGAAGAAGGTTCTGAGCCTGCCCTGACAGAGGAGGAAATCACAGCTGCTGTGGACGCCTGGGCCCACGGTGTTGCGGCACTGCCCAAGCCTTGGCAGCCTCAGAAACCAGT GCTGCCCGTGGAGGGCATGAGGAATGTCCTGATCACCAGCGCTCTGCCCTATGTGAACAACGTGCCCCACCTTGGCAACATCATTGGCTGCGTCCTCAGTGCTGACACCTTTGCCAG GTACTGCCGCCTGCGGAACTGGAACACACTGTATGTGTGTGGCACGGACGAGTATGGCACAGCCACTGAGACCAAGGCGGTGGAAGAGGGGCTGACGCCTCAGGAGATCTGCAACAAGTACAACACCATCCACGCTGACATCTACCGCTGGTTTGACATCTCCTTCGACTACTTTGGCCGCACTACTACACCGTACCAGACCAC GATTGCTCAGGACATCTTCCAGCGCCTGCTGGCCCGTGGTTTCCTGCTGCAAGACACTGTGGAGCAGCTGCAGTGTGAGGACTGCCAGCGGTTCCTGGCCGACCGCTTTGTGGAGGGCACCTGCCCCTTCTGCAGCTATGAGGAGGCCCGGGGGGACCAATGTGATAAATGCGGCAAACTAATCAACGCTGTGGAGCTGAAG AATCCACAATGCAAGCTCTGCAGGGGCGTCCCTGTGGTGAAACCTACCCAGCACCTCTTCCTGGACCTGCCCAAG ctggaggagcagctggagCCCTGGCTGGAGCAGTCCTGGGCCACAGGGGACTGGACAGCCAACGCTCGCTACATCACTCGCTCCTGGATCCGGGATGGGCTCAAACCTCGCTGCATCACCCGTGACCTGAAGTGGGGCACACCTGTGCCCCTTGATGGTTTCCGTGACAAG GTTTTTTACGTGTGGTTTGACGCTCCCATTGGCTACTTGTCCATTACAGCCAACTACACTGACCAGTGGGAGAGGTGGTGGAAGAACCCACAGCAG GTTGAGCTCTACAACTTCATGGCCAAGGACAACGTCCCATTCCACAGTGTCATATTCCCCTGCTCACTCCTGGGTGCTGATGACAACTACACCCTGGTGAACCACCTCATTGCTACAG agTACCTGAACTACGAGGATGGGAAGTTTTCCAAGAGCCGGGGTGTGGGAGTGTTTGGGGACATGGCCAAGGACACAGGCATCCCTGCGGACATCTGGCGCTTCTACCTGTTGTACCTGCGACCCGAAGGGCAGGACAGCACCTTCTCCTGGAGCGACCTCATGCTCAAGAACAACTCAGAGCTGCTGAACAACCTGGGCAACTTCATCAACAG AGCTGGCATGTTCGTCTGCAAGTTCTTTGGTGGCACTGTCCCAGACATGGTCCTGACACCAGATGACAAGAGGCTTCTGGCCCGTGTCACCCTGGAGCTGCACCAGTACCATCAGCTGCTGGAGAAAGTCCG catCCGTGATGCCCTGAGATGTATCCTCAGCATCTCTCGCCATGGCAATCAGTACATCCAGGTGAATGAGCCATGGAAGCGGATCAAGGGGGATGAAAAGGACAG GCAACGTGCTGGCACAGTGACTGGTGTGGCGGTGAACATGGCTTCCATGCTGGCTGTCATGTTGCAGCCCTACATGCCTAGTGTCAGCCTGGCCATTCAGGGGCAGCTCTGCATCCCCCCAGACTGCTTCGTCCTGAGCCACAACTTCACCTGCACCCTGCCGCCTGGGCATCGTGTGGGCACT GTGAGCCCCCTTTTCCAGAAGCTGGAGCATGACCAGATTGAAGCCCTGCGCAAGCGCTTCGGGGGAGGGCAG cctgaAGATCTTGCTGTAGAGCCCCAG GCCAAACAGACCCCTCCAGCCTCAGTGACCCTCACAGCTCCAGGTGACCCCCAGCTGATCCAGGAGCTAACAGAGGAGGTGGCCAAGCAG ggcaaCCATGTTCGGCAGctgaaggccaacaaggcagagaAGGCCCAGGTTGACGCAGAGGTGGCAAAGCTGTTGGAGCTGAAGAAGCAGCTGGCACTAGCAGAGGGCAAAAGCCCTGAAGTCCTTGTGCCCAAGGGGAAGCGGAAGAAGTAG
- the MARS1 gene encoding methionine--tRNA ligase, cytoplasmic isoform X5, with protein sequence MRLRVAAGGGPAALKVLAAAGAAAAPVRLVWGGLPLERPLAPLSPPWSPALELDSGTVLFSPNAICQFFFLARGEEPTDLTNQWLEWEATELQPAASAALYAQLVHGRKGLEAVEVLGKLLAHIEQNLSRRGTAYLAGDTKSVADVVVWGTLFPVLQDETSLPSELQVLRTWFQSMTLSEACRKAADSVLMPKALLEFKSYLQKQPPPCLAMERATSNEPEEEEGSEPALTEEEITAAVDAWAHGVAALPKPWQPQKPVLPVEGMRNVLITSALPYVNNVPHLGNIIGCVLSADTFARYCRLRNWNTLYVCGTDEYGTATETKAVEEGLTPQEICNKYNTIHADIYRWFDISFDYFGRTTTPYQTTIAQDIFQRLLARGFLLQDTVEQLQCEDCQRFLADRFVEGTCPFCSYEEARGDQCDKCGKLINAVELKNPQCKLCRGVPVVKPTQHLFLDLPKLEEQLEPWLEQSWATGDWTANARYITRSWIRDGLKPRCITRDLKWGTPVPLDGFRDKVFYVWFDAPIGYLSITANYTDQWERWWKNPQQVELYNFMAKDNVPFHSVIFPCSLLGADDNYTLVNHLIATEYLNYEDGKFSKSRGVGVFGDMAKDTGIPADIWRFYLLYLRPEGQDSTFSWSDLMLKNNSELLNNLGNFINRAGMFVCKFFGGTVPDMVLTPDDKRLLARVTLELHQYHQLLEKVRIRDALRCILSISRHGNQYIQVNEPWKRIKGDEKDRQRAGTVTGVAVNMASMLAVMLQPYMPSVSLAIQGQLCIPPDCFVLSHNFTCTLPPGHRVGTVSPLFQKLEHDQIEALRKRFGGGQPEDLAVEPQAKQTPPASVTLTAPGDPQLIQELTEEVAKQGNHVRQLKANKAEKAQVDAEVAKLLELKKQLALAEGKSPEVLVPKGKRKK encoded by the exons ATGCGGCTGCGGgtggcggccggcggcggccccgccgccctgaAGGTGTTGGCGGCTGCCggggccgccgctgccccggTGCGGCTCGTTTGGGGCGGCCTCCCCTTAG agCGGCCCCTCGCCCCACTGAGTCCCCCGTGGTCGCCCGCGCTGGAGCTGGACAGCGGCACCGTCCTTTTCTCCCCCAACGCCATCTGCCA gTTCTTCTTCCTGGCCCGCGGAGAGGAGCCCACCGACCTCACCAACCAGTGGCTGGAGTGGGAGGCCACTGAGCTACAG CCGGCTGCCTCAGCTGCCCTGTACGCTCAGCTGGTGCACGGCAGGAAGGGGCTGGAGGCAGTGGAGGTCCTGGGGAAGCTGCTGGCCCACATAGAGCAGAACTTGTCCAGAAGAGGCACTGCCTACCTCGCTGGG GACACCAAGTCAGTGGCTGATGTGGTTGTGTGGGGTACCTTGTTCCCTGTCCTCCAGGATGAGACCAGCCTGCCAA GTGAGCTGCAGGTGCTGAGGACCTGGTTCCAGAGCATGACGCTCTCagaggcctgcaggaaagctgccGACTCTGTTCTGATGCCCAAGGCACTGCTGGAGTTCAAGTCCTACCTGCAGAAGCAGCCTCCGCCCTGCCTGGCCATGGAGAGAGCCACCAGTAACGAGCCTGAG GAGGAAGAAGGTTCTGAGCCTGCCCTGACAGAGGAGGAAATCACAGCTGCTGTGGACGCCTGGGCCCACGGTGTTGCGGCACTGCCCAAGCCTTGGCAGCCTCAGAAACCAGT GCTGCCCGTGGAGGGCATGAGGAATGTCCTGATCACCAGCGCTCTGCCCTATGTGAACAACGTGCCCCACCTTGGCAACATCATTGGCTGCGTCCTCAGTGCTGACACCTTTGCCAG GTACTGCCGCCTGCGGAACTGGAACACACTGTATGTGTGTGGCACGGACGAGTATGGCACAGCCACTGAGACCAAGGCGGTGGAAGAGGGGCTGACGCCTCAGGAGATCTGCAACAAGTACAACACCATCCACGCTGACATCTACCGCTGGTTTGACATCTCCTTCGACTACTTTGGCCGCACTACTACACCGTACCAGACCAC GATTGCTCAGGACATCTTCCAGCGCCTGCTGGCCCGTGGTTTCCTGCTGCAAGACACTGTGGAGCAGCTGCAGTGTGAGGACTGCCAGCGGTTCCTGGCCGACCGCTTTGTGGAGGGCACCTGCCCCTTCTGCAGCTATGAGGAGGCCCGGGGGGACCAATGTGATAAATGCGGCAAACTAATCAACGCTGTGGAGCTGAAG AATCCACAATGCAAGCTCTGCAGGGGCGTCCCTGTGGTGAAACCTACCCAGCACCTCTTCCTGGACCTGCCCAAG ctggaggagcagctggagCCCTGGCTGGAGCAGTCCTGGGCCACAGGGGACTGGACAGCCAACGCTCGCTACATCACTCGCTCCTGGATCCGGGATGGGCTCAAACCTCGCTGCATCACCCGTGACCTGAAGTGGGGCACACCTGTGCCCCTTGATGGTTTCCGTGACAAG GTTTTTTACGTGTGGTTTGACGCTCCCATTGGCTACTTGTCCATTACAGCCAACTACACTGACCAGTGGGAGAGGTGGTGGAAGAACCCACAGCAG GTTGAGCTCTACAACTTCATGGCCAAGGACAACGTCCCATTCCACAGTGTCATATTCCCCTGCTCACTCCTGGGTGCTGATGACAACTACACCCTGGTGAACCACCTCATTGCTACAG agTACCTGAACTACGAGGATGGGAAGTTTTCCAAGAGCCGGGGTGTGGGAGTGTTTGGGGACATGGCCAAGGACACAGGCATCCCTGCGGACATCTGGCGCTTCTACCTGTTGTACCTGCGACCCGAAGGGCAGGACAGCACCTTCTCCTGGAGCGACCTCATGCTCAAGAACAACTCAGAGCTGCTGAACAACCTGGGCAACTTCATCAACAG AGCTGGCATGTTCGTCTGCAAGTTCTTTGGTGGCACTGTCCCAGACATGGTCCTGACACCAGATGACAAGAGGCTTCTGGCCCGTGTCACCCTGGAGCTGCACCAGTACCATCAGCTGCTGGAGAAAGTCCG catCCGTGATGCCCTGAGATGTATCCTCAGCATCTCTCGCCATGGCAATCAGTACATCCAGGTGAATGAGCCATGGAAGCGGATCAAGGGGGATGAAAAGGACAG GCAACGTGCTGGCACAGTGACTGGTGTGGCGGTGAACATGGCTTCCATGCTGGCTGTCATGTTGCAGCCCTACATGCCTAGTGTCAGCCTGGCCATTCAGGGGCAGCTCTGCATCCCCCCAGACTGCTTCGTCCTGAGCCACAACTTCACCTGCACCCTGCCGCCTGGGCATCGTGTGGGCACT GTGAGCCCCCTTTTCCAGAAGCTGGAGCATGACCAGATTGAAGCCCTGCGCAAGCGCTTCGGGGGAGGGCAG cctgaAGATCTTGCTGTAGAGCCCCAG GCCAAACAGACCCCTCCAGCCTCAGTGACCCTCACAGCTCCAGGTGACCCCCAGCTGATCCAGGAGCTAACAGAGGAGGTGGCCAAGCAG ggcaaCCATGTTCGGCAGctgaaggccaacaaggcagagaAGGCCCAGGTTGACGCAGAGGTGGCAAAGCTGTTGGAGCTGAAGAAGCAGCTGGCACTAGCAGAGGGCAAAAGCCCTGAAGTCCTTGTGCCCAAGGGGAAGCGGAAGAAGTAG
- the MARS1 gene encoding methionine--tRNA ligase, cytoplasmic isoform X7, producing the protein MRLRVAAGGGPAALKVLAAAGAAAAPVRLVWGGLPLERPLAPLSPPWSPALELDSGTVLFSPNAICQFFFLARGEEPTDLTNQWLEWEATELQPAASAALYAQLVHGRKGLEAVEVLGKLLAHIEQNLSRRGTAYLAGDTKSVADVVVWGTLFPVLQDETSLPSKSEIGVLRGSIACVPTIVRIVLLSLSLSPPLPRSPKGELQVLRTWFQSMTLSEACRKAADSVLMPKALLEFKSYLQKQPPPCLAMERATSNEPEHSPQEEEGSEPALTEEEITAAVDAWAHGVAALPKPWQPQKPVLPVEGMRNVLITSALPYVNNVPHLGNIIGCVLSADTFARYCRLRNWNTLYVCGTDEYGTATETKAVEEGLTPQEICNKYNTIHADIYRWFDISFDYFGRTTTPYQTTIAQDIFQRLLARGFLLQDTVEQLQCEDCQRFLADRFVEGTCPFCSYEEARGDQCDKCGKLINAVELKNPQCKLCRGVPVVKPTQHLFLDLPKLEEQLEPWLEQSWATGDWTANARYITRSWIRDGLKPRCITRDLKWGTPVPLDGFRDKVFYVWFDAPIGYLSITANYTDQWERWWKNPQQVELYNFMAKDNVPFHSVIFPCSLLGADDNYTLVNHLIATEYLNYEDGKFSKSRGVGVFGDMAKDTGIPADIWRFYLLYLRPEGQDSTFSWSDLMLKNNSELLNNLGNFINRAGMFVCKFFGGTVPDMVLTPDDKRLLARVTLELHQYHQLLEKVRIRDALRCILSISRHGNQYIQVNEPWKRIKGDEKDR; encoded by the exons ATGCGGCTGCGGgtggcggccggcggcggccccgccgccctgaAGGTGTTGGCGGCTGCCggggccgccgctgccccggTGCGGCTCGTTTGGGGCGGCCTCCCCTTAG agCGGCCCCTCGCCCCACTGAGTCCCCCGTGGTCGCCCGCGCTGGAGCTGGACAGCGGCACCGTCCTTTTCTCCCCCAACGCCATCTGCCA gTTCTTCTTCCTGGCCCGCGGAGAGGAGCCCACCGACCTCACCAACCAGTGGCTGGAGTGGGAGGCCACTGAGCTACAG CCGGCTGCCTCAGCTGCCCTGTACGCTCAGCTGGTGCACGGCAGGAAGGGGCTGGAGGCAGTGGAGGTCCTGGGGAAGCTGCTGGCCCACATAGAGCAGAACTTGTCCAGAAGAGGCACTGCCTACCTCGCTGGG GACACCAAGTCAGTGGCTGATGTGGTTGTGTGGGGTACCTTGTTCCCTGTCCTCCAGGATGAGACCAGCCTGCCAAGTAAGAGTGAAATAGGGGTGCTGAGGGGAAGCATTGCTTGTGTTCCTACGATTGTAAGAAttgtgctgctctctctctctctctctccccctctccctcgcTCCCCCAAAGGTGAGCTGCAGGTGCTGAGGACCTGGTTCCAGAGCATGACGCTCTCagaggcctgcaggaaagctgccGACTCTGTTCTGATGCCCAAGGCACTGCTGGAGTTCAAGTCCTACCTGCAGAAGCAGCCTCCGCCCTGCCTGGCCATGGAGAGAGCCACCAGTAACGAGCCTGAG CATTCCCCACAGGAGGAAGAAGGTTCTGAGCCTGCCCTGACAGAGGAGGAAATCACAGCTGCTGTGGACGCCTGGGCCCACGGTGTTGCGGCACTGCCCAAGCCTTGGCAGCCTCAGAAACCAGT GCTGCCCGTGGAGGGCATGAGGAATGTCCTGATCACCAGCGCTCTGCCCTATGTGAACAACGTGCCCCACCTTGGCAACATCATTGGCTGCGTCCTCAGTGCTGACACCTTTGCCAG GTACTGCCGCCTGCGGAACTGGAACACACTGTATGTGTGTGGCACGGACGAGTATGGCACAGCCACTGAGACCAAGGCGGTGGAAGAGGGGCTGACGCCTCAGGAGATCTGCAACAAGTACAACACCATCCACGCTGACATCTACCGCTGGTTTGACATCTCCTTCGACTACTTTGGCCGCACTACTACACCGTACCAGACCAC GATTGCTCAGGACATCTTCCAGCGCCTGCTGGCCCGTGGTTTCCTGCTGCAAGACACTGTGGAGCAGCTGCAGTGTGAGGACTGCCAGCGGTTCCTGGCCGACCGCTTTGTGGAGGGCACCTGCCCCTTCTGCAGCTATGAGGAGGCCCGGGGGGACCAATGTGATAAATGCGGCAAACTAATCAACGCTGTGGAGCTGAAG AATCCACAATGCAAGCTCTGCAGGGGCGTCCCTGTGGTGAAACCTACCCAGCACCTCTTCCTGGACCTGCCCAAG ctggaggagcagctggagCCCTGGCTGGAGCAGTCCTGGGCCACAGGGGACTGGACAGCCAACGCTCGCTACATCACTCGCTCCTGGATCCGGGATGGGCTCAAACCTCGCTGCATCACCCGTGACCTGAAGTGGGGCACACCTGTGCCCCTTGATGGTTTCCGTGACAAG GTTTTTTACGTGTGGTTTGACGCTCCCATTGGCTACTTGTCCATTACAGCCAACTACACTGACCAGTGGGAGAGGTGGTGGAAGAACCCACAGCAG GTTGAGCTCTACAACTTCATGGCCAAGGACAACGTCCCATTCCACAGTGTCATATTCCCCTGCTCACTCCTGGGTGCTGATGACAACTACACCCTGGTGAACCACCTCATTGCTACAG agTACCTGAACTACGAGGATGGGAAGTTTTCCAAGAGCCGGGGTGTGGGAGTGTTTGGGGACATGGCCAAGGACACAGGCATCCCTGCGGACATCTGGCGCTTCTACCTGTTGTACCTGCGACCCGAAGGGCAGGACAGCACCTTCTCCTGGAGCGACCTCATGCTCAAGAACAACTCAGAGCTGCTGAACAACCTGGGCAACTTCATCAACAG AGCTGGCATGTTCGTCTGCAAGTTCTTTGGTGGCACTGTCCCAGACATGGTCCTGACACCAGATGACAAGAGGCTTCTGGCCCGTGTCACCCTGGAGCTGCACCAGTACCATCAGCTGCTGGAGAAAGTCCG catCCGTGATGCCCTGAGATGTATCCTCAGCATCTCTCGCCATGGCAATCAGTACATCCAGGTGAATGAGCCATGGAAGCGGATCAAGGGGGATGAAAAGGACAG GTGA
- the MARS1 gene encoding methionine--tRNA ligase, cytoplasmic isoform X4, with product MRLRVAAGGGPAALKVLAAAGAAAAPVRLVWGGLPLERPLAPLSPPWSPALELDSGTVLFSPNAICQFFFLARGEEPTDLTNQWLEWEATELQPAASAALYAQLVHGRKGLEAVEVLGKLLAHIEQNLSRRGTAYLAGDTKSVADVVVWGTLFPVLQDETSLPSELQVLRTWFQSMTLSEACRKAADSVLMPKALLEFKSYLQKQPPPCLAMERATSNEPEHSPQEEEGSEPALTEEEITAAVDAWAHGVAALPKPWQPQKPVLPVEGMRNVLITSALPYVNNVPHLGNIIGCVLSADTFARYCRLRNWNTLYVCGTDEYGTATETKAVEEGLTPQEICNKYNTIHADIYRWFDISFDYFGRTTTPYQTTIAQDIFQRLLARGFLLQDTVEQLQCEDCQRFLADRFVEGTCPFCSYEEARGDQCDKCGKLINAVELKNPQCKLCRGVPVVKPTQHLFLDLPKLEEQLEPWLEQSWATGDWTANARYITRSWIRDGLKPRCITRDLKWGTPVPLDGFRDKVFYVWFDAPIGYLSITANYTDQWERWWKNPQQVELYNFMAKDNVPFHSVIFPCSLLGADDNYTLVNHLIATEYLNYEDGKFSKSRGVGVFGDMAKDTGIPADIWRFYLLYLRPEGQDSTFSWSDLMLKNNSELLNNLGNFINRAGMFVCKFFGGTVPDMVLTPDDKRLLARVTLELHQYHQLLEKVRIRDALRCILSISRHGNQYIQVNEPWKRIKGDEKDRQRAGTVTGVAVNMASMLAVMLQPYMPSVSLAIQGQLCIPPDCFVLSHNFTCTLPPGHRVGTVSPLFQKLEHDQIEALRKRFGGGQPEDLAVEPQAKQTPPASVTLTAPGDPQLIQELTEEVAKQGNHVRQLKANKAEKAQVDAEVAKLLELKKQLALAEGKSPEVLVPKGKRKK from the exons ATGCGGCTGCGGgtggcggccggcggcggccccgccgccctgaAGGTGTTGGCGGCTGCCggggccgccgctgccccggTGCGGCTCGTTTGGGGCGGCCTCCCCTTAG agCGGCCCCTCGCCCCACTGAGTCCCCCGTGGTCGCCCGCGCTGGAGCTGGACAGCGGCACCGTCCTTTTCTCCCCCAACGCCATCTGCCA gTTCTTCTTCCTGGCCCGCGGAGAGGAGCCCACCGACCTCACCAACCAGTGGCTGGAGTGGGAGGCCACTGAGCTACAG CCGGCTGCCTCAGCTGCCCTGTACGCTCAGCTGGTGCACGGCAGGAAGGGGCTGGAGGCAGTGGAGGTCCTGGGGAAGCTGCTGGCCCACATAGAGCAGAACTTGTCCAGAAGAGGCACTGCCTACCTCGCTGGG GACACCAAGTCAGTGGCTGATGTGGTTGTGTGGGGTACCTTGTTCCCTGTCCTCCAGGATGAGACCAGCCTGCCAA GTGAGCTGCAGGTGCTGAGGACCTGGTTCCAGAGCATGACGCTCTCagaggcctgcaggaaagctgccGACTCTGTTCTGATGCCCAAGGCACTGCTGGAGTTCAAGTCCTACCTGCAGAAGCAGCCTCCGCCCTGCCTGGCCATGGAGAGAGCCACCAGTAACGAGCCTGAG CATTCCCCACAGGAGGAAGAAGGTTCTGAGCCTGCCCTGACAGAGGAGGAAATCACAGCTGCTGTGGACGCCTGGGCCCACGGTGTTGCGGCACTGCCCAAGCCTTGGCAGCCTCAGAAACCAGT GCTGCCCGTGGAGGGCATGAGGAATGTCCTGATCACCAGCGCTCTGCCCTATGTGAACAACGTGCCCCACCTTGGCAACATCATTGGCTGCGTCCTCAGTGCTGACACCTTTGCCAG GTACTGCCGCCTGCGGAACTGGAACACACTGTATGTGTGTGGCACGGACGAGTATGGCACAGCCACTGAGACCAAGGCGGTGGAAGAGGGGCTGACGCCTCAGGAGATCTGCAACAAGTACAACACCATCCACGCTGACATCTACCGCTGGTTTGACATCTCCTTCGACTACTTTGGCCGCACTACTACACCGTACCAGACCAC GATTGCTCAGGACATCTTCCAGCGCCTGCTGGCCCGTGGTTTCCTGCTGCAAGACACTGTGGAGCAGCTGCAGTGTGAGGACTGCCAGCGGTTCCTGGCCGACCGCTTTGTGGAGGGCACCTGCCCCTTCTGCAGCTATGAGGAGGCCCGGGGGGACCAATGTGATAAATGCGGCAAACTAATCAACGCTGTGGAGCTGAAG AATCCACAATGCAAGCTCTGCAGGGGCGTCCCTGTGGTGAAACCTACCCAGCACCTCTTCCTGGACCTGCCCAAG ctggaggagcagctggagCCCTGGCTGGAGCAGTCCTGGGCCACAGGGGACTGGACAGCCAACGCTCGCTACATCACTCGCTCCTGGATCCGGGATGGGCTCAAACCTCGCTGCATCACCCGTGACCTGAAGTGGGGCACACCTGTGCCCCTTGATGGTTTCCGTGACAAG GTTTTTTACGTGTGGTTTGACGCTCCCATTGGCTACTTGTCCATTACAGCCAACTACACTGACCAGTGGGAGAGGTGGTGGAAGAACCCACAGCAG GTTGAGCTCTACAACTTCATGGCCAAGGACAACGTCCCATTCCACAGTGTCATATTCCCCTGCTCACTCCTGGGTGCTGATGACAACTACACCCTGGTGAACCACCTCATTGCTACAG agTACCTGAACTACGAGGATGGGAAGTTTTCCAAGAGCCGGGGTGTGGGAGTGTTTGGGGACATGGCCAAGGACACAGGCATCCCTGCGGACATCTGGCGCTTCTACCTGTTGTACCTGCGACCCGAAGGGCAGGACAGCACCTTCTCCTGGAGCGACCTCATGCTCAAGAACAACTCAGAGCTGCTGAACAACCTGGGCAACTTCATCAACAG AGCTGGCATGTTCGTCTGCAAGTTCTTTGGTGGCACTGTCCCAGACATGGTCCTGACACCAGATGACAAGAGGCTTCTGGCCCGTGTCACCCTGGAGCTGCACCAGTACCATCAGCTGCTGGAGAAAGTCCG catCCGTGATGCCCTGAGATGTATCCTCAGCATCTCTCGCCATGGCAATCAGTACATCCAGGTGAATGAGCCATGGAAGCGGATCAAGGGGGATGAAAAGGACAG GCAACGTGCTGGCACAGTGACTGGTGTGGCGGTGAACATGGCTTCCATGCTGGCTGTCATGTTGCAGCCCTACATGCCTAGTGTCAGCCTGGCCATTCAGGGGCAGCTCTGCATCCCCCCAGACTGCTTCGTCCTGAGCCACAACTTCACCTGCACCCTGCCGCCTGGGCATCGTGTGGGCACT GTGAGCCCCCTTTTCCAGAAGCTGGAGCATGACCAGATTGAAGCCCTGCGCAAGCGCTTCGGGGGAGGGCAG cctgaAGATCTTGCTGTAGAGCCCCAG GCCAAACAGACCCCTCCAGCCTCAGTGACCCTCACAGCTCCAGGTGACCCCCAGCTGATCCAGGAGCTAACAGAGGAGGTGGCCAAGCAG ggcaaCCATGTTCGGCAGctgaaggccaacaaggcagagaAGGCCCAGGTTGACGCAGAGGTGGCAAAGCTGTTGGAGCTGAAGAAGCAGCTGGCACTAGCAGAGGGCAAAAGCCCTGAAGTCCTTGTGCCCAAGGGGAAGCGGAAGAAGTAG